In Castanea sativa cultivar Marrone di Chiusa Pesio chromosome 6, ASM4071231v1, a single window of DNA contains:
- the LOC142641684 gene encoding vascular-related unknown protein 1-like: MENSYNSCMNNTKAVASKGTTDCVSEESGWTKYFEDFSNYREHSFSSCLDNSSLVSDAASCALRKKSHNNLKLPKKTRTKIISVDDSLEDTASSPVNSPKVSDLSPVTMHRRKGKGDTLEHYPELQADERSEVNYSGKNINDCTDLRNRGLCLVPLSKLVNYFG, from the exons ATGGAGAACTCTTATAATTCATGTATGAATAATACCAAAGCTGTGGCCTCTAAAGGAACCACAGACTGTGTCTCTGAGGAGAGTGGGTGGACTAAATACTTTGAAGATTTCTCAAATTATAGAGAACATAGTTTCTCTTCTTGTCTTGATAACTCTTCTTTGGTCTCTGATGCTGCTTCTTGTGCCTTAAGGAAAAAATCCCATAACAATCTAAAGCTTCCTAAGAAAACAAGGACCAAAATCATTTCTGTTGATGATTCTTTGGAGGATACTGCTAGCTCTCCAGTTAATAGTCCCAAG GTCAGTGATTTGAGCCCAGTAACTATGCATCGAAGAAAG gGAAAGGGAGATACTTTAGAGCATTATCCAGAACTGCAGGCAGATGAAAGAAGTGAGGTAAACTATAGTGGAAAGAATATTAATGACTGTACAGATTTAAGGAACAGGGGGCTGTGCTTGGTTCCTTTGTCCAAGTTAGTGAACTATTTTGGTTAA